A stretch of the Flavobacterium aquiphilum genome encodes the following:
- a CDS encoding glutamine--tRNA ligase/YqeY domain fusion protein — MASEEKSLHFIEQIIEDSLANGFPQNKLRFRFPPEPNGYLHIGHAKSICLNFGLGLKYNAPVNLRFDDTNPAKEEQEYVDAIKEDLQWLGFNWAEERYASDYFQQLYDWAILLIKKGKAYVDSQSSEDMAAQKGTPTQPGVDGPYRNRSIEENLALFEGMKNGDYPEGSHVLRAKIDMASSNMLMRDPLMYRILHRHHHRTGNEWNIYPMYDFAHGESDYIEQISHSICTLEFVMHRELYDWFLEQIYDENQVKPNQYEFARLNLNYTVMSKRKLLQLVQENIVNGWDDPRMPTISGLRRRGYTAASIRKFCEVIGVAKRENIIDISLLDFCLREDLNKTAPRVMAVLDPVKVVITNYPEGVEELLDAENNQEDESAGYRKVPFSRELYIERDDFLEVAPAKFFRLSIGNEVRLKNGYIIKGESVTKDSKGNITEIKVTYDPDSRSGSGSEASQRKVAGTLHWVAVKTAVEAEVRLYDRLFIDEAPDSHKEKSFLDFMNSASLQIVKGFVEPSLSEAKIGEHFQFQRLGYFVVDKDATSSKLVFNKTVGLKDAWEEKDKKEANLLTNTQKEINKYVKEKDDKAASVLLNIIVDNIKSINNFSLLCQTLVKNVKNDNSSLLFANLILHFSDKVKTNDIDVEVLHKLYNMSLKSQLAAARVFVLLNIKSDLVNSPIFEGQILELKNVEKNEKVLEVLTSI, encoded by the coding sequence ATGGCATCAGAAGAGAAATCACTTCATTTTATTGAACAAATCATAGAAGACAGTTTAGCAAACGGTTTTCCACAAAATAAATTACGCTTTCGTTTTCCACCAGAACCTAATGGGTATTTACACATTGGACACGCTAAATCAATTTGTCTTAATTTTGGTTTGGGTTTAAAATACAATGCGCCTGTAAATTTACGATTTGATGATACTAATCCGGCCAAAGAGGAACAGGAATATGTAGATGCTATTAAAGAAGATTTGCAATGGTTAGGGTTTAATTGGGCTGAGGAACGATATGCTTCTGATTATTTTCAGCAGTTGTATGATTGGGCAATTTTGTTAATTAAAAAAGGCAAAGCCTATGTTGATAGTCAATCATCTGAAGATATGGCTGCTCAAAAAGGAACGCCAACTCAACCTGGCGTTGATGGACCTTACAGAAACCGTTCTATTGAAGAAAATTTAGCTCTTTTTGAAGGAATGAAAAATGGCGATTATCCTGAAGGAAGCCATGTTTTAAGAGCGAAAATTGATATGGCATCTTCAAATATGTTGATGCGTGATCCTTTGATGTACAGAATATTACACCGTCATCACCATAGAACCGGTAATGAATGGAATATTTATCCAATGTATGATTTTGCGCATGGTGAAAGTGATTATATTGAGCAAATTTCACATTCAATTTGTACTTTGGAATTTGTGATGCACCGCGAATTATATGATTGGTTTTTGGAACAAATCTATGATGAAAATCAAGTAAAGCCGAATCAATATGAGTTTGCTCGTTTGAACTTGAACTATACTGTAATGAGTAAGCGAAAGCTCTTGCAATTGGTTCAGGAAAATATCGTAAATGGTTGGGATGATCCTAGAATGCCTACTATTTCGGGTTTAAGAAGACGTGGTTATACAGCAGCTTCTATTCGTAAATTCTGCGAAGTAATTGGTGTTGCGAAGCGTGAAAATATTATTGATATTTCGCTTTTGGATTTTTGTTTACGTGAGGATTTAAACAAAACGGCTCCAAGGGTTATGGCGGTTTTGGATCCTGTTAAAGTAGTAATTACCAATTATCCTGAAGGGGTAGAGGAGCTGCTTGATGCCGAAAATAATCAAGAAGATGAATCGGCAGGTTATAGAAAAGTTCCTTTTTCCCGTGAATTATACATCGAAAGAGATGATTTCCTTGAAGTGGCTCCGGCAAAGTTTTTCCGTTTAAGTATTGGAAATGAAGTGCGTCTTAAAAATGGTTATATTATTAAAGGAGAGAGTGTTACCAAAGATTCAAAAGGTAATATCACTGAGATTAAAGTTACTTACGATCCGGATTCAAGAAGCGGAAGTGGGAGCGAGGCAAGTCAACGAAAAGTGGCAGGGACTTTGCATTGGGTTGCGGTGAAAACTGCTGTTGAAGCCGAAGTTCGTTTGTATGATCGTTTGTTTATTGATGAAGCACCGGACAGCCATAAAGAGAAAAGTTTCCTTGATTTTATGAACTCAGCTTCGTTACAAATTGTGAAAGGTTTTGTAGAGCCAAGTTTATCTGAAGCTAAAATCGGTGAACATTTCCAATTTCAACGTTTGGGTTATTTTGTTGTTGATAAAGATGCAACTAGTTCAAAATTAGTATTTAACAAAACTGTAGGACTCAAAGATGCATGGGAGGAGAAGGATAAAAAAGAGGCTAATTTGTTGACAAATACTCAAAAAGAAATTAATAAATACGTTAAAGAAAAAGATGATAAAGCAGCTTCGGTACTTTTAAATATTATTGTTGATAACATAAAATCGATCAATAACTTTAGTTTGCTTTGTCAAACTTTGGTTAAAAATGTGAAGAATGATAATAGCTCTTTATTGTTTGCCAATTTGATTCTGCATTTTTCAGATAAGGTAAAAACGAATGATATTGATGTTGAAGTTTTACACAAATTATACAATATGTCTTTGAAAAGCCAGTTGGCAGCAGCACGTGTTTTTGTATTATTGAATATTAAAAGTGATTTAGTTAATAGCCCAATTTTCGAAGGTCAAATTTTAGAGTTGAAGAATGTAGAGAAAAACGAAAAAGTTTTAGAAGTGCTTACTTCAATCTAA
- a CDS encoding type II toxin-antitoxin system RelE/ParE family toxin, whose protein sequence is MDYKVIIQKRAELEIEEAIFYYNNLQNNLGKRFLLDYENQLNTLNSFPFFEIKYNEIRVLRFNKFPYSIHFSIDENEKTVYILAITSNYQDPNITRIKF, encoded by the coding sequence ATGGATTATAAAGTGATAATCCAAAAAAGAGCTGAATTAGAAATTGAAGAAGCCATTTTTTATTATAATAATTTACAAAATAATTTAGGAAAAAGGTTTCTTTTAGATTATGAAAATCAACTAAATACATTAAATTCATTTCCTTTTTTTGAAATAAAATATAATGAGATAAGGGTATTACGTTTTAATAAATTCCCATATTCAATTCATTTCAGTATAGATGAAAACGAAAAAACAGTTTATATATTAGCTATAACTTCAAATTACCAAGATCCAAATATAACAAGAATAAAATTTTAA
- the folB gene encoding dihydroneopterin aldolase produces MGTIRLKNIRTFSYHGCLIEEGKIGSDYSVDLEIKTNLKHSAESDNLNDTVDYVHLNKIVVEEMAIRSNLLEHVAKRIIDRALAELETVSKIKVAVSKINPPIGGDVEAVTIEMEEERYFNL; encoded by the coding sequence ATGGGAACAATAAGATTAAAAAACATCCGAACTTTTTCCTATCACGGTTGTTTAATCGAAGAAGGAAAAATTGGGTCGGATTACAGTGTGGATTTGGAAATTAAAACCAATTTGAAACATTCTGCAGAGTCTGATAACCTAAATGATACCGTAGATTACGTTCATTTGAATAAAATTGTGGTTGAAGAAATGGCAATCCGTTCCAATTTACTTGAACATGTAGCCAAAAGAATTATCGATAGGGCCTTGGCAGAACTCGAAACTGTTTCAAAAATCAAAGTTGCAGTTTCAAAAATAAATCCTCCTATAGGCGGTGATGTTGAAGCCGTTACCATAGAAATGGAAGAAGAACGTTATTTCAATTTATAA